The following coding sequences lie in one Spinacia oleracea cultivar Varoflay chromosome 1, BTI_SOV_V1, whole genome shotgun sequence genomic window:
- the LOC110793556 gene encoding uncharacterized protein, giving the protein MPGVDREIAEHHIPLYLKSKPKQQKLRRMKPEMSLKVKEEIQKQLDANFIKPIKHTGWLANVVVVPKKDGRVRVCIDFRDLNSSSPKDYFPLPHIDVLVDRYNQILMSANDMPKTSFITPWGTFCYREMPFGLKNAGATYQRAATTILHDLIHNTVEVYVDDMIVKSHDRGNHVEALNSFFDRIRKYNLRLNPHKCMFGVTSGKLLGFVVSQDGIKVDSGKSVKGRAISEALDDGPISGDEFKDDFPDDNIFTINVSKWKMYFDGASNRKGNGAGVLLIDPHGIHIPFAVKLSFPTTNNTAEYEACIYGIKAALAAGAKHLTMYGDSNLIISQTIGAWRVRDERLQMYSDYVQQFIPYFDNIDFKHLPREKNNFTDALANLAVNLTWEENVKIQSVTIVENESPVIEFENMIVSLIQEDEGDPWYIDIKKFLIDGQ; this is encoded by the exons ATGCCAGGTGTCGATCGTGAAATTGCGGAACATCATATCCCTCTTTACCTAAAAAGCAAGCCGAAGCAACAGAAACTGCGGAGGATGAAGCCCGAAATGAGTCTTAAAGTCAAGGAAGAAATCCAGAAACAACTCGACGCCAACTTCATAAAACCAATTAAGCATACGGGGTGGTTGGCTAACGTGGTGGTTGTACCTAAAAAAGATGGAAGAGTCCGAGTTTGCATCGACTTTAGAGATCTTAATTCTTCATCACCAAAAGATTATTTTCCCCTTCCTCACATTGATGTTTTAGTGGATA GATACAATCAAATACTCATGTCAGCAAATGACATGCCCAAGACATCGTTTATCACTCCTTGGGGAACCTTCTGTTATAGAGAGATGCCATTTGGTTTGAAAAATGCAGGAGCCACTTATCAACGAGCTGCGACAACAATACTGCACGATCTTATCCATAACACTGTTGAAGTCTATGTCgatgacatgatcgtcaaaaGCCACGATCGAGGAAATCACGTGGAAGCATTGAATTCTTTCTTTGACCGAATAAGGAAGTACAACCTAAGATTGAACCCGCATAAATGTATGTTTGGTGTAACGTCGGGAAAACTTTTGGGATTTGTAGTAAGCCAAGACGGCATCAAAGTAGACTCCGGCAAG TCTGTGAAAGGAAGAGCCATATCCGAGGCATTGGATGACGGGCCCATATCAGGCGACGAATTTAAGGATGATTTTCCTGACGACAACATATTCACCATCAATGTATCAAAATGGAAAATGTACTTTGATGGGGCATCCAATAGAAAAGGAAACGGCGCTGGAGTATTGTTGATAGATCCCCATGGGATACACATACCTTTTGCTGTGAAACTCAGTTTCCCAACAACAAATAATACAGCCGAATATGAAGCTTGTATCTATGGAATCAAAGCAGCCCTAGCAGCAGGGGCAAAACATCTCACTATGTATGGTGATTCAAATCTTATCATATCCCAGACGATTGGGGCATGGAGAGTTCGGGATGAAAGGTTGCAAATGTATAGTGATTATGTACAACAATTCATCCCATACTTTGACAATATTGATTTCAAGCATCTTCCTCGTGAGAAAAATAACTTTACAGATGCTTTAGCTAATTTAGCAGTAAATTTAACTTGGGAAGAGAATGTGAAAATCCAATCAGTGACGATCGTGGAAAATGAATCTCCCGTGATTGAATTTGAAAACATGATTGTCTCGCTAATACAAGAAGATGAAGGAGATCCTTGGTATATCGATATAAAGAAATTTTTAATCGACGGACAATAA